The following are encoded together in the Cicer arietinum cultivar CDC Frontier isolate Library 1 chromosome 2, Cicar.CDCFrontier_v2.0, whole genome shotgun sequence genome:
- the LOC101499664 gene encoding glucan endo-1,3-beta-D-glucosidase-like isoform X2, protein MLKKLRRKFSTTFIKTFKKPSKSKPYLIYETETQSTPKLIPQLQSPSSTMNHQTKKIKPFLFPHANSTVLPNPSNFFSPNLLSTPLPTNSFFQNFVLKNGDQPEYIHPYLIKSSNSSLSLSYPSRFLNSSFTYQVFNPDLTISTSEKIEPFSNLNHKITSFNDLSVTLDIPSSNLRFFLVKGSPFLTFSVTQSTPLSITTIHAILSFSSNDSLTKHTFQFNNGQIWILYASSPINLYCTVSEIVSDAFCGVIRIALLPDSDLKHENVLDRFSSCYPLCGDAVFTTPFCVEYKFEKKGSGDLLLLAHPLHVKLLSNSENDVTFLNDFKYKSIDGDLVGVVGDSWILKTDPVSVTWHSSKGVKEESRDEIVSALLKDVEGLNSSAITTTSSYFYGKLIARAARLALIAEEVCFVDVIPKVRKYLKETIEPWLNGTFNGNGFLYDGKWGGIITKQGSNDTGADFGFGIYNDHHYHLGYFLYGIAVLAKIDPIWGRKYKPQAYSLMADFMTLSRNSNSNYTRLRCFDLFKLHSWAGGLTEFGDGRNQESTSEAVNAYYSAALMGLAYGDTHLVAVGSTLTSLETRAAHMWWHVKGGDNVYDEEFAKENKVVGVLWSNKRDSGLWFAPSAWRECRLGIQLLPLVPISEWTLPALNREGVGEGWKGFVYALQGIYDNESGLKNIRRLNGFDDGNSLTNLLWWIHSRGNEEEKFGHGKYCWFDHYCH, encoded by the exons ATGTTGAAAAAACTCAGACGTAAATTCAGCACAACATTCATAAAAACCTTCAAAAAACCCTCAAAATCAAAACCCTATTTAATCTATGAAACTGAAACTCAATCAACACCAAAATTAATACCACAATTGCAATCACCATCTTCAACAATGAATCATCAAACCAAAAAGATCAAACCTTTTCTATTCCCACATGCTAATTCAACTGTTCTCCCTAACCCCTCCAATTTCTTTTCCCCAAATTTGCTATCCACACCCCTCCCCACAAACTCATTCTTCCAAAACTTTGTTCTAAAAAATGGTGACCAACCTGAATACATTCACCCTTACCTCATCaaatcatcaaactcatcactTTCTCTTTCATACCCATCTCGTTTTTTAAACTCTTCTTTCACATACCAAGTTTTCAACCCTGATCTAACCATTTCAACATCTGAAAAAATCGAACCTTTTTCCAATTTGAATCACAAAATCACTTCTTTCAATGATCTCAGTGTTACATTGGATATTCCTTCATCAAATTTGAGGTTTTTTCTTGTTAAAGGAAGTCCCTTTTTGACTTTTTCTGTCACACAATCAACACCTCTTTCCATCACAACAATCCATGCAATTCTCTCTTTTTCTTCCAATGATTCTCTTACAAAGCATACCTTTCAGTTTAACAATGGTCAAATTTGGATTTTGTATGCTTCTTCACCTATCAATTTGTATTGTACTGTTTCTGAGATTGTTTCTGATGCATTCTGTGGTGTGATTCGGATTGCTTTGTTGCCTGATTCTGATTTGAAGCATGAGAATGTTCTTGACAGGTTCAGTTCTTGTTACCCTTTGTGTGGTGATGCTGTTTTTACAACACCATTTTGTGTTGAGTATAAGTTTGAGAAGAAAGGTTCTGGTGATTTGTTGTTGTTGGCACACCCTCTTCATGTTAAGCTTTTGTCTAATAGTGAAAACGATGTTacttttttgaatgattttaagtATAAAAGCATTGATGGTGATCTTGTTGGTGTTGTTGGTGATTCATGGATTTTGAAAACTGATCCTGTTTCTGTAACTTGGCATTCAAGCAAGGGTGTGAAAGAAGAATCGCGCGACGAAATTGTTTCGGCTCTTTTGAAAGATGTTGAGGGTTTGAATTCATCTGCAATAACAACAACAAGTTCTTACTTTTATGGTAAGTTGATTGCAAGGGCTGCAAGGTTGGCATTGATAGCCGAAGAGGTTTGTTTCGTCGATGTGATTCCAAAAGTTAGAAAGTATTTGAAGGAAACGATTGAGCCTTGGTTGAATGGAACTTTTAATGGAAATGGATTTCTCTATGATGGAAAATGGGGAGGTATTATAACCAAACAAGGTTCTAATGATACTGGTGCCGATTTTGGATTTGGAATTTATAAtgatcatcattatcatttagGATACTTTCTATATGGAATTGCAGTGCTTGCTAAGATTGATCCAATTTGGGGTAGGAAGTATAAGCCTCAAGCCTATTCATTGATGGCAGATTTTATGACCTTGAGTAGGAACTCGAACTCGAATTACACGCGTCTTCGGTGTTTCGATCTTTTTAAATTGCATTCATGGGCTGGAGGGCTAACCGAATTCGGAGATGGAAGAAATCAAGAGAGTACTAGTGAAGCTGTGAACGCATATTATTCAGCAGCATTGATGGGTTTGGCTTATGGTGACACTCATCTTGTTGCAGTTGGATCAACACTTACATCATTGGAAACTCGTGCAGCTCACATGTGGTGGCATGTAAAAGGTGGTGATAATGtttatgatgaagaatttgCAAAAGAGAACAAAGTGGTTGGTGTTCTATGGTCTAATAAGAGAGATAGTGGATTATGGTTTGCACCTTCTGCTTGGAGAGAGTGTAGGTTAGGGATTCAGCTTTTACCATTGGTTCCAATTTCTGAA TGGACATTACCTGCTTTAAATAGGGAAGGTGTTGGAGAAGGATGGAAAGGTTTTGTATATGCTTTGCAAGGAATTTATGATAATGAAAGTGGATTGAAGAATATAAGAAGGTTAAATGGTTTTGATGATGGAAACTCATTGACTAATCTTTTATGGTGGATCCATAGTAGAGGTAATGAAGAGGAGAAGTTTGGTCATGGAAAATATTGCTGGTTTGATCATTACTGTCATtaa
- the LOC101499664 gene encoding glucan endo-1,3-beta-D-glucosidase-like isoform X1, whose translation MLKKLRRKFSTTFIKTFKKPSKSKPYLIYETETQSTPKLIPQLQSPSSTMNHQTKKIKPFLFPHANSTVLPNPSNFFSPNLLSTPLPTNSFFQNFVLKNGDQPEYIHPYLIKSSNSSLSLSYPSRFLNSSFTYQVFNPDLTISTSEKIEPFSNLNHKITSFNDLSVTLDIPSSNLRFFLVKGSPFLTFSVTQSTPLSITTIHAILSFSSNDSLTKHTFQFNNGQIWILYASSPINLYCTVSEIVSDAFCGVIRIALLPDSDLKHENVLDRFSSCYPLCGDAVFTTPFCVEYKFEKKGSGDLLLLAHPLHVKLLSNSENDVTFLNDFKYKSIDGDLVGVVGDSWILKTDPVSVTWHSSKGVKEESRDEIVSALLKDVEGLNSSAITTTSSYFYGKLIARAARLALIAEEVCFVDVIPKVRKYLKETIEPWLNGTFNGNGFLYDGKWGGIITKQGSNDTGADFGFGIYNDHHYHLGYFLYGIAVLAKIDPIWGRKYKPQAYSLMADFMTLSRNSNSNYTRLRCFDLFKLHSWAGGLTEFGDGRNQESTSEAVNAYYSAALMGLAYGDTHLVAVGSTLTSLETRAAHMWWHVKGGDNVYDEEFAKENKVVGVLWSNKRDSGLWFAPSAWRECRLGIQLLPLVPISEVLFSDFGYVKELVEWTLPALDREGVEEGWKGFVYALEGLYDNESGLKNIRSLNGFDDGNSFTNLLWWIHSRGDEKGGFE comes from the coding sequence ATGTTGAAAAAACTCAGACGTAAATTCAGCACAACATTCATAAAAACCTTCAAAAAACCCTCAAAATCAAAACCCTATTTAATCTATGAAACTGAAACTCAATCAACACCAAAATTAATACCACAATTGCAATCACCATCTTCAACAATGAATCATCAAACCAAAAAGATCAAACCTTTTCTATTCCCACATGCTAATTCAACTGTTCTCCCTAACCCCTCCAATTTCTTTTCCCCAAATTTGCTATCCACACCCCTCCCCACAAACTCATTCTTCCAAAACTTTGTTCTAAAAAATGGTGACCAACCTGAATACATTCACCCTTACCTCATCaaatcatcaaactcatcactTTCTCTTTCATACCCATCTCGTTTTTTAAACTCTTCTTTCACATACCAAGTTTTCAACCCTGATCTAACCATTTCAACATCTGAAAAAATCGAACCTTTTTCCAATTTGAATCACAAAATCACTTCTTTCAATGATCTCAGTGTTACATTGGATATTCCTTCATCAAATTTGAGGTTTTTTCTTGTTAAAGGAAGTCCCTTTTTGACTTTTTCTGTCACACAATCAACACCTCTTTCCATCACAACAATCCATGCAATTCTCTCTTTTTCTTCCAATGATTCTCTTACAAAGCATACCTTTCAGTTTAACAATGGTCAAATTTGGATTTTGTATGCTTCTTCACCTATCAATTTGTATTGTACTGTTTCTGAGATTGTTTCTGATGCATTCTGTGGTGTGATTCGGATTGCTTTGTTGCCTGATTCTGATTTGAAGCATGAGAATGTTCTTGACAGGTTCAGTTCTTGTTACCCTTTGTGTGGTGATGCTGTTTTTACAACACCATTTTGTGTTGAGTATAAGTTTGAGAAGAAAGGTTCTGGTGATTTGTTGTTGTTGGCACACCCTCTTCATGTTAAGCTTTTGTCTAATAGTGAAAACGATGTTacttttttgaatgattttaagtATAAAAGCATTGATGGTGATCTTGTTGGTGTTGTTGGTGATTCATGGATTTTGAAAACTGATCCTGTTTCTGTAACTTGGCATTCAAGCAAGGGTGTGAAAGAAGAATCGCGCGACGAAATTGTTTCGGCTCTTTTGAAAGATGTTGAGGGTTTGAATTCATCTGCAATAACAACAACAAGTTCTTACTTTTATGGTAAGTTGATTGCAAGGGCTGCAAGGTTGGCATTGATAGCCGAAGAGGTTTGTTTCGTCGATGTGATTCCAAAAGTTAGAAAGTATTTGAAGGAAACGATTGAGCCTTGGTTGAATGGAACTTTTAATGGAAATGGATTTCTCTATGATGGAAAATGGGGAGGTATTATAACCAAACAAGGTTCTAATGATACTGGTGCCGATTTTGGATTTGGAATTTATAAtgatcatcattatcatttagGATACTTTCTATATGGAATTGCAGTGCTTGCTAAGATTGATCCAATTTGGGGTAGGAAGTATAAGCCTCAAGCCTATTCATTGATGGCAGATTTTATGACCTTGAGTAGGAACTCGAACTCGAATTACACGCGTCTTCGGTGTTTCGATCTTTTTAAATTGCATTCATGGGCTGGAGGGCTAACCGAATTCGGAGATGGAAGAAATCAAGAGAGTACTAGTGAAGCTGTGAACGCATATTATTCAGCAGCATTGATGGGTTTGGCTTATGGTGACACTCATCTTGTTGCAGTTGGATCAACACTTACATCATTGGAAACTCGTGCAGCTCACATGTGGTGGCATGTAAAAGGTGGTGATAATGtttatgatgaagaatttgCAAAAGAGAACAAAGTGGTTGGTGTTCTATGGTCTAATAAGAGAGATAGTGGATTATGGTTTGCACCTTCTGCTTGGAGAGAGTGTAGGTTAGGGATTCAGCTTTTACCATTGGTTCCAATTTCTGAAGTTTTGTTTTCTGATTTTGGTTATGTGAAGGAACTTGTGGAGTGGACTTTGCCTGCTTTGGATAGGGAAGGTGTTGAAGAAGGATGGAAAGGTTTTGTGTATGCTTTGGAAGGTCTTTATGATAATGAAAGTGGTTTGAAGAATATAAGAAGTTTAAATGGTTTTGATGATGGAAATTCATTCACTAATCTGTTATGGTGGATTCATAGTAGAGGTGATGAAAAAGGAGGATTTGAGTGA
- the LOC101500316 gene encoding glucan endo-1,3-beta-D-glucosidase-like, which yields MLKKLSKTFKNKHRPRPVLQPPPPPPPPPPPPPPPPTPPPPLTPPPHPPSPPPPPLTPPPHPPSPPPPPTPPPPSPPLPSPPRQPNTPFLFPQANSTILPDPSNFFSPNLLSTPLPTNSFFQNFVLQNGDTPEYIHPYLIKSSNSSLSISYPSSTSNSSFITQAFNPDITISSSNKTNQDSHERHVISSFSDLSVTLDIPSSNLKFFLVRGSPFVTASTTGRTPLSITTIHSILSFSSNNSLTKHTLKLNNSQTWLIYTSSPISFNHSLSEITSEGYSGIIRMVVLPDSDQKYEAILNRFSSCYATSGNAAFTKPFCVEYKWEKKGWGELLILAHPVHLQLLSSSDCDVTVLHDLKYRSIDGELVGVVGDSWLLKTHPVSVTWHSTRGIKEEFYEEICSSLSEDVDALNSLGIRTTSCYFYGKIIARAARLALIAEEVHDLEAIPAIRRFLKETIEPWLNGTFSGNGFLYDGKWGGIVTKQGSQDSGADFGFGVYNDHHYNLGYFLYGIAVLAKIDPAWGRKYKPQAYSLMADFMNLGRRTNSNYTRLRCFDLYKFHSWAGGLIEFADGRNQESTSEAVNAYYAAALMGMAYGDTQLVSIGSTLAALEIHAAQMWWHVKGGDNKLYVEEFSKENKVVSVVWSNKRDSGLWFAPAQWRECRLGIQVLPLLPITEALFSDVGYVKELVEWTLVNLNRKGVGEGWKGFIYAMEGSYDKESALEKVRGLKGFDDGNSMTNLLWWIHSRDDDGEEEFGHGKHCWFGYYCH from the exons ATGCTGAAAAAACTCTCTAAGACTTTCAAAAATAAACACAGACCAAGACCAGTTCTTCAACCTCCGCCTCCGCCTCCAccacctcctcctcctcctccgcCTCCACCAACACCGCCACCTCCTCTCACTCCTCCTCCACATCCACCATCGCCACCACCTCCTCCTCTCACTCCTCCTCCACATCCACCATCGCCACCACCTCCTCCTACCCCTCCTCCACCTTCACCACCACTACCTTCTCCTCCAAGGCAACCAAATACTCCTTTTCTTTTCCCTCAAGCAAACTCCACTATTCTCCCCGACCCTTCCAACTTCTTCTCTCCAAATCTGCTATCCACACCCCTCCCTACAAACTCTTTCTTCCAAAACTTTGTTCTACAAAATGGTGACACACCTGAGTACATTCATCCTTACCTCATCAAATCCTCAAACTCATCTCTCTCCATCTCGTACCCTTCTTCCACCTCCAACTCTTCTTTCATAACACAAGCCTTCAACCCTGATATCACCATTTCTTCTTCCAATAAAACCAACCAAGACTCACATGAGAGACATGTGATCTCTTCCTTCAGTGATCTCAGTGTCACATTGGACATTCCCTCTTCTAATCTTAAATTCTTCCTTGTAAGAGGAAGCCCTTTCGTGACAGCATCAACGACCGGTCGAACACCACTTTCCATCACCACGATACATTCCATCCTTTCATTCTCATCAAATAACTCCCTCACCAAACACACCTTGAAACTCAACAATAGCCAAACATGGCTAATATACACGTCCTCGCCGATCAGTTTCAATCATAGCCTTTCTGAGATTACCTCAGAAGGCTATTCTGGCATAATAAGGATGGTAGTGTTGCCTGATTCTGATCAAAAGTACGAGGCAATCCTCAACCGATTCAGTTCTTGTTACGCTACTTCTGGCAATGCAGCGTTCACAAAACCATTCTGTGTGGAATATAAATGGGAGAAGAAAGGTTGGGGAGAACTGTTAATACTTGCTCACCCAGTTCATCTTCAACTTTTGTCTTCTAGTGATTGTGATGTAACTGTTCTTCATGATTTGAAGTATAGAAGCATTGATGGTGAACTTGTTGGCGTTGTTGGAGACTCATGGCTATTGAAAACTCATCCTGTTTCTGTTACATGGCATTCCACAAGAGGTATCAAAGAAGAATTCTATGAAGAAATTTGTTCATCACTTTCTGAAGATGTGGATGCTTTAAATTCCTTAGGAATAAGGACAACATCATGCTATTTTTATGGTAAGATAATAGCAAGAGCAGCAAGGTTGGCATTGATAGCTGAAGAAGTGCATGACCTCGAAGCCATACCGGCTATCAGAAGATTCTTGAAGGAAACAATTGAGCCATGGTTGAATGGAACTTTTAGTGGAAATGGTTTTCTCTATGATGGAAAATGGGGAGGAATTGTTACCAAACAAGGGTCTCAAGATTCAG GTGCAGATTTCGGGTTCGGTGTTTATAATGATCATCATTATAATTTGGGCTACTTCCTCTATGGAATTGCAGTTCTTGCAAAGATTGATCCAGCATGGGGAAGGAAGTATAAACCTCAAGCCTATTCACTTATGGCAGATTTCATGAACTTAGGAAGAAGAACAAACTCGAATTATACGCGATTAAGATGTTTCGATCTCTATAAATTTCACTCATGGGCCGGAGGGCTAATCGAATTCGCAGACGGAAGAAATCAAGAGAGTACTAGTGAAGCTGTGAATGCATATTATGCAGCAGCATTGATGGGAATGGCATATGGTGACACTCAACTTGTATCCATTGGATCAACATTAGCAGCATTGGAAATTCATGCAGCACAAATGTGGTGGCATGTAAAAGGAGGTGATAACAAACTCTATGTTGAAGAATTTTCCAAAGAGAACAAAGTGGTGAGTGTTGTATGGTCTAACAAAAGAGATAGTGGACTATGGTTTGCACCTGCTCAATGGAGAGAGTGTAGACTTGGTATTCAAGTTTTACCTTTGTTGCCTATAACTGAGGCTTTGTTTTCAGATGTTGGTTATGTTAAGGAGCTTGTGGAATGGACATTAGTTAATTTGAATAGGAAAGGTGTTGGTGAAGGGTGGAAAGGTTTTATATATGCTATGGAAGGTAGTTATGATAAAGAAAGTGCATTGGAAAAGGTGAGAGGGTTGAAAGGTTTTGATGATGGAAACTCAATGACTAATCTTTTGTGGTGGATTCATAGTAGAGATGATGATGGTGAGGAGGAATTTGGTCATGGAAAACATTGCTGGTTTGGATATTACTGTCATTAA
- the LOC101499968 gene encoding uncharacterized protein, whose protein sequence is MGSENEDPQKLKRLAADSYDYDNDSKWPDYWNNVLIPPHMSSRHDVVSHFKRKFYQRYIDPDLVVEPMSFGSSAQPPRSSATSSSSSPPRSNDPPRARSSGSSTNRTSGTSATAGPSPTPLRWDRQTILFSVNAWVFVVAFLAAVPLIPKHLSHRAYRLSFMGTTCSSLYSLYSQYGKPRAWSMQALQVYFQSIIASKDFIYFVYCFTFVTSHLCLKFALIPILCWSFEHVAKFLRRNFSRSTLYRKYLEEPCVWVESNNTTLNILTSHAEIGLGFLLVISLFSWQRNIMQTFMYWQLLKLMYHVPVTAAYHQSVWAKIGRAINPVVHRHAPFLKTPLSAVQRWWLR, encoded by the exons ATGGGTTCAGAGAACGAAGATCCACAGAAATTGAAGCGATTAGCGGCGGATTCATATGACTATGATAACGACTCCAAATGGCCTGATTATTGGAACAACGTTCTCATCCCTCCTCATATGTCTTCTCGTCACGACGTCGTTTCACACTTCAAACGCAAATTCTATCAACGCTATATT GATCCTGATCTTGTGGTAGAACCAATGTCTTTCGGCAGTTCAGCTCAGCCACCACGGTCATCAGCTACCTCATCGTCGTCATCACCACCCCGGTCAAATGATCCACCTCGTGCAAGAAGCTCTG GATCATCAACCAATAGAACCTCTGGGACATCTGCTACTGCGGGTCCTAGTCCGACTCCTCTGCGTTGGGATCGACAGACGATTCTATTTTCTGTTAATGCTTGG GTATTTGTCGTGGCTTTCCTTGCAGCTGTTCCATTGATACCTAAGCATCTTTCTCACAGGGCTTATCGTCTTTCTTTTATGGGTACTACATGCTCTTCTTTATACTCATTGTACTCACAATATGGG AAGCCTAGAGCGTGGAGTATGCAGGCCTTACAAGTTTACTTTCAGTCGATAATAGCTTCAAAGGATTTTATATACTTTGTGTACTGCTTTACGTTTGTTACATCACATCTTTGCCTTAAAT TTGCTTTGATCCCTATCTTATGTTGGTCATTTGAACACGTCGCCAAGTTCCTTAGACGTAATTTCAGTCGCTCTACCTTGTACAG GAAGTACTTGGAAGAGCCTTGTGTTTGGGTGGAGTCAAACAATACTACTCTCAATATTCTAACATCGCATGCTGAGATCGGACTTGGATTCCTGCTTGTCATCTCGTTGTTCTC GTGGCAACGCAACATAATGCAAACATTTATGTACTGGCAG CTTTTGAAACTCATGTATCATGTTCCTGTAACTGCTGCATACCATCAGAGTGTTTGGGCTAAAATCGGGAGGGCAATAAATCCGGTCGTCCACCGCCACgcaccattcttgaaaactccTCTATCTGCAGTCCAAAGATGGTGGTTAAGGTAG
- the LOC101500632 gene encoding isoprenylcysteine alpha-carbonyl methylesterase ICME isoform X1: MATPNNNREKLRRRPVRQRSFTRDIEHVAAETYLITRLTFTLLQYLGIGYRWITRLLALGCYAMLLMPGFLQVAYVYFFSSKVKRSIVYGDQPRNRLDLYLPVDVSEPKPVLIFVTGGAWIIGYKAWGSLLGLQLAERDIIVACIDYRNFPQGTISDMVNDTCQGISFVVNNIASYGGDPNRIYLMGQSAGAHISACALLEQATRESGKGDSVSWSISQLKAYFGLSGGYNLLDLVDHFNNRGLYRSIFLSIMEGEQSLKKFSPEIKIQDPCIKDSIPLLPPIILFHGTADYSIPSIASEQFADALKKAGAKTDLILYDGKTHTDLFLQDPLRGGKEDLFDQVVAILHSNDSEAIAKDATAPPRRRLVPEILLQLARKISPF, from the exons ATGGCAACTCCAAATAACAACCGTGAAAAGCTTCGACGACGTCCTGTTCGCCAACGATCTTTCACCAGAGATATTGAACACGTCGCCGCTGAGACTTACTTAATCACTCGTCTCACCTTTACGCTTCTTCAGTATCTCGG GATTGGTTACCGTTGGATTACAAGATTACTAGCTCTTGGATGTTATGCCATGCTACTTATGCCCGGTTTTCTACAAG TTGCATATGTCTATTTCTTCTCAAGCAAGGTAAAGCGAAGCATTGTTTATGGAGATCAGCCTAGAAACAG GTTGGATCTGTATCTACCTGTTGATGTCAGTGAACCTAAGCCAGTTTTGATCTTTGTAACTGGGGGAGCATGGATTATTGG GTATAAAGCATGGGGATCCCTTTTAGGACTACAGTTGGCAGAAAGAGACATCATAGTGGCATGCATTGATTACAG AAACTTTCCTCAAGGAACCATCAGTGACATGGTAAATGATACTTGTCAGGGAATTTCCTTTGTCGTCAATAACATAGCTAGTTATGGAGGCGACCCTAATAG GATTTACCTAATGGGACAATCTGCCGGTGCACATATTTCGGCTTGCGCTTTACTGGAACAAGCAACCAGAGAATCTGGAAAAGGAGATAGTGTTTCTTGGAGTATTTCCCAGCTAAAAGCTTATTTCGGTTTATCAGGAGG ATACAACTTATTGGATTTAGTCGATCACTTTAACAATCGTGGCTTGTATCGTTCCATATTTTTAAG CATAATGGAAGGTGAACAATCTTTGAAGAAATTTTCTCCCGAAATCAAAATTCAAGATCCATGCATCAAAGATTCCATTCCTCTCTTGCCCCCTATAATTCTTTTCCATGGAACTGCTGATTATTCCATACCATCAATTGCAAG TGAACAGTTTGCTGATGCTCTCAAGAAGGCGGGGGCAAAAACTGATCTGATTCTATATGATGGGAAAACACATACAGATTTGTTTCTTCAA GATCCACTCCGGGGTGGTAAAGAGGACCTGTTTGATCAGGTTGTTGCTATATTACATTCCAATGATAGTGAGGCTATTGCAAAGGATGCCACGGCACCACCAAGAAGACGGCTTGTTCCTGAGATTTTATTACAGTTAGCTCGCAAGATCAGTCCCTTCTAA
- the LOC101500632 gene encoding isoprenylcysteine alpha-carbonyl methylesterase ICME isoform X2 has protein sequence MATPNNNREKLRRRPVRQRSFTRDIEHVAAETYLITRLTFTLLQYLGIGYRWITRLLALGCYAMLLMPGFLQVAYVYFFSSKVKRSIVYGDQPRNRLDLYLPVDVSEPKPVLIFVTGGAWIIGYKAWGSLLGLQLAERDIIVACIDYRNFPQGTISDMVNDTCQGISFVVNNIASYGGDPNRIYLMGQSAGAHISACALLEQATRESGKGDSVSWSISQLKAYFGLSGGYNLLDLVDHFNNRGLYRSIFLSIMEGEQSLKKFSPEIKIQDPCIKDSIPLLPPIILFHGTADYSIPSIASLLMLSRRRGQKLI, from the exons ATGGCAACTCCAAATAACAACCGTGAAAAGCTTCGACGACGTCCTGTTCGCCAACGATCTTTCACCAGAGATATTGAACACGTCGCCGCTGAGACTTACTTAATCACTCGTCTCACCTTTACGCTTCTTCAGTATCTCGG GATTGGTTACCGTTGGATTACAAGATTACTAGCTCTTGGATGTTATGCCATGCTACTTATGCCCGGTTTTCTACAAG TTGCATATGTCTATTTCTTCTCAAGCAAGGTAAAGCGAAGCATTGTTTATGGAGATCAGCCTAGAAACAG GTTGGATCTGTATCTACCTGTTGATGTCAGTGAACCTAAGCCAGTTTTGATCTTTGTAACTGGGGGAGCATGGATTATTGG GTATAAAGCATGGGGATCCCTTTTAGGACTACAGTTGGCAGAAAGAGACATCATAGTGGCATGCATTGATTACAG AAACTTTCCTCAAGGAACCATCAGTGACATGGTAAATGATACTTGTCAGGGAATTTCCTTTGTCGTCAATAACATAGCTAGTTATGGAGGCGACCCTAATAG GATTTACCTAATGGGACAATCTGCCGGTGCACATATTTCGGCTTGCGCTTTACTGGAACAAGCAACCAGAGAATCTGGAAAAGGAGATAGTGTTTCTTGGAGTATTTCCCAGCTAAAAGCTTATTTCGGTTTATCAGGAGG ATACAACTTATTGGATTTAGTCGATCACTTTAACAATCGTGGCTTGTATCGTTCCATATTTTTAAG CATAATGGAAGGTGAACAATCTTTGAAGAAATTTTCTCCCGAAATCAAAATTCAAGATCCATGCATCAAAGATTCCATTCCTCTCTTGCCCCCTATAATTCTTTTCCATGGAACTGCTGATTATTCCATACCATCAATTGCAAG TTTGCTGATGCTCTCAAGAAGGCGGGGGCAAAAACTGATCTGA